A segment of the Anopheles cruzii chromosome 2, idAnoCruzAS_RS32_06, whole genome shotgun sequence genome:
AATAAAAGGCTGAGTAACGATATCAAGGCGTGTCGCTTCCCGCGAGCGCGCCGAGCAGGAAACCCGAGAACCGCGCGTGGCGCTTCTTCATCCTTTCTTTAACGGGGCACCCGAGGGCAATCGGGAAACTGGGGAAGGATGGGCTGGGTCGGGTTCGCTTTACATCCGCATCGATCCGCGTTCCGAAAGAACGTCCTATCGAAAGTGCTCTTAAGTAGAAGTTAATGTGTGCGACGATCCGTGGATACCGTTCGATTTCAATCCGGACACGGTCAGGATGCACTTTGCAGGTGACAAAGGCAACATCGTAACATTCAGCAGATCGGACTCTGAAAACTCTGTATTTAAATCATAAAAGGGGGCTGTTGTAACACACTATTACACTTAAAATTAGTGAAAAAATACATTTGAAAGTAACGAGAGAGAGTGCGATTAGTATTACAGCTTCGGGGCCATTCGGACCCGTAAGCTTTCAACGAAAATTTTGGATCCTTGATACGACAAGACCCTTCTCTGGTATTTACAGCTTGTCCCATCTATCGATGTAACGTGTCTCAATCGCCTATTCGCAAGAAGAATGTAGCACACATTTTGCGGTGTAAAACAATTATACCTAAAACGGAGTCAAATAAATTCTCCTCGGTTTGTGAATGTTTTCGGTTGGTGTTTTCTTCGCCGAACGCACCTGACAGAAACATGCGATGCTGATACGCGCGACAGGATCCTGTATGACGACCTTCTGTCCTTTTCAATCTGCGAAGCTAATTGAAAAGAATCGAACAGATGacagctccggctccgggatgAGGCGCGCCTGATAAGCTATCAGCTTGTTTTTGGccctcgtcgtcatcgtcgcagGGGATCCATTTGAACCGGCATCGGTTTGGCGCAGCGCCATCGCGCGATCACTCATTTGTGGAACGcgtttggtttcggttcgcttggACCAACACGCACGTGCCCCGGCCGGTCGCAAGTTCTTTTGCTCGCCATTCCACCGTATCAGTGGTCAGTCGCACGCGCATGTGTTCTGGTGGAAGCTGTTTTCGCTGCCGGCTGGCCAGTTCGGTTCATTGACTGGTGTGCGGTTCGATCGCGTGAGTACCTTAATCGTGTGTTCCGATGACAATTTAACCCCGAAGGACGCCGGCTCACTGCAATGCAGTAGAAGTCTTCTGTTGCctccgtcgggtcgggtgatCTTGGGTCAAtcacaaagaaaaaaacgatcgTTCAACAAGTTCGAGtggcaaataaaaaataatctCGTCTGTGTTGACCCCGAGTCCGACAGCGAAATCACAATAGAAAGGTGTAGGACCTCAGGTGCTCGGGaatagaaaacaaatcgtTCGGTTCGAAAGGCTGCAGATTGAACTTTTATCGGTACAAGTGTTAACCACATTCTATACGCATTTGGTGTCTCTTCAATCTGatcaaaatgttaaaaaaaaccgagaTTTCGGTGCTCGTGCAGTGTAGAATCAGGTGATTTTGCCCAGAAGTTGGCGAAGTGGCACTATGAAAGTGATCGATATCGGGCATCTGGGTTGGTTTGGTGTACGGTGTGACCCTGAACGGTCGATGTTTTCAAATTGTTTGCCTCAACAACCGTTAAAGCGTGGCTTATTGTTCCACTTCTCGAAGAGGCATTGCACGGGACCTGAACCAGTGCGCCGAACGTGTATGTGGGTAGAAATTATAAAGCTGTGGTCCAAAACTGTGGAATTTAGTTCCGTGCGAAGCAAACAATTGGAAACCCGATTATAGGAAAGGAGTAAAAGCTAGTGGTGATATTCGTAATATTTGTCGGGATTATTTTCCTGTTGTTGCACCAGACAATATGCAACATTTTTGTGATTTGAACAAAACATGTCGccgaaattaaattgaaaaaaccTGGTAATCACGTTTCTCTTGATCGTGATCCTATGTGCCACATCGGTTTCGAAGCCGGTGACCCACTGAGAATGGcaaacaaagcataaaaatggcgaCTCCAAAAATCAACAAGCAAGTGGCTGGCGGGTTGTTTACCTCCATTTGAATTACTCCCAAAGTTGCTGTGGGGGAGGTCATAAACACCGAACTAGTCCAACTGCTCGGGGGATGGCGGAACCAGGAGCGTGCGAGCACCACCTGTTTACTTCCGCGTAAGGTTCCGCGGCCAGATTGCGGTCTTATCGCCATTGTTTGTTGGTGTAATTTCGTCACTTTACCATCGTCTCGCGTGCCAGTTGCCGTGGGATCAGTGGCGTTCTTCGCGAACGAAACTGATAAACGCTCCCTGTGGGGGATACACGGTAGCCATTCTCACGCCTCATACACGATAGCGTTGGGCCCGCGACCATAAGATAATTAAGAAATTGTCTCAAGAGTGGGCATACTATTTacttctttctttcgattggCCGAATTCAGTGCGCACTCGCTTCTACTTGCTTATCACCGGGGCTGTCATTCAAATTCGCACCATTCCCAGTATCTGGAGACAATCGTTCGAGGAGGccttgaaatttaattaacatatCGGCTGGTGCCCAGAAACCTCAGCTACTAGATGCTGGTGTGGTGTGCTCCTGTTGTGTCACGTGACCAACCCGAATCGGGGCACATTCCCTACACGAAACTTATTTAAACCCGTTTCTGGTACGCCGAATGTGCCGAAAAGCTTCCCATGAACTAGTTTAAACTAATCCCGCGGTTGAAGATTCTGGTTTCCGACCCGGCGCCTACTAGGGAATGTagcggcacaaaaaaaccgtttcGCCATCTCACCGTGTGCCTGGAATGACCTGGTTGAATCAGCCCTGAGCGGTGAAGGTTTTACAAAAACAGCCCAGAGTCAAGATCAACTGTATGACCGGATTACGTTCCGCGCGTGGACAGCTTGCGTTTGCTGCTATGGTAACAAGCGACTGAgatggcggctggcggctgtAAAGTCATTCCGCCGCCCCGGTGGTCAACATGTCCCGCCCTGGTGCCCCGCCCGTCCGCAGTCACCGAGAGAGCAACAACTCTAAGCTGTTTGTCCTTTTCCATTCACAGAGCACAAAAATAGACCGTAGCCGTGGAGGAGGCCACTGCCGGAGACAGAAAGGAAGAGATAAAATACGAATTGCCATCGCCAACGAGATAAGGGAAAAGAAACCTTCTCCGGCCAGGTGTCTAGCGAGCGGTTCAAGTTCTTGGACCGGGCGAGACAAACGGTACACCCCATTACCCTATCAGTCGTGTCGGAGCTAACGAGTGGAGAGGACGTGCTGGCCCACGATGAACAAGGATCCGGAAGAGGGTGGAATCGAGAATCCTGTGTTCTACCAGGAACGGTCAGAGGACCGTGATGTGGGGACACCCAATCCCCCGCCACAGCTCACCGTAACGCGGCCAATCTTCCAGCAAGATCAGCTGAACGATGCGTACCGCtaccggaaaccgaaacggaaactaTACCACGAACTGGTGGCCAACGTGCGCCAGGTGGACACCAGAACCTGCTGCAACACCGTGTTCCCGTTCCTGACCTGGCTGCCGGAATACTCGTGGAGTCGCGATCTGCTGCGCGATCTAGTCTGTGGCTGTACGGTGGCCGTGATGCACATTCCCCAGGGCATCGGTTACGCACTGTTGGCCAAcgtgccgccggtggtcggtATCTACATGGCATTCTTTCCCGTGCTGGTGTACTTTCTTTTCGGCACCTCGCGCCACATTTCGATGGGTAAGTAGTGTGTCCGTAGCGTCGTGTTGCAACCGGTTCCTTATTTAGTTATCGTCCTTCCCTCCCGCAGGAACGTTCGCCGTGGTGTCGATCATGGTTGGCAAAACGGTCCTGGCGTACTCGGGCACCAGCGAAGGGGAGGATGAAGCGGAGCATACCGCGTTGGAGGTCGCTACCGCCCTCgggttcgtcgtcggtgttaTGCAGCTTATCATGTGCTTGCTCCGGTTGGGCGTGATATCGTTCCTGCTGTCCGAGACGCTCGTGTCGGGATTTACGACCGGAGCGGCCATTCATGTGGTGACCTCACAGATCAAGGATTTGCTCGGACTCACGCTACCCTCGGTGGGCAGTATGTTCGAGATCGTTAAGGTATCAAGGGTGGCCCTCAAGGGCGGTGGAAGAAAGATAAGCAGATTCCTGACCACTTTCCTTGTTCCTCCTTAGACTTACATCGAGATCTTCAAGCAGATCACCAACGTGAACTGGGCAGCGATCGTCATCTCGGCCATCACGATCGTAGTGTTGGTGTTTAACAACGAGTACCTGAAGGTACGCTACTAGCCGGTACTAACCGGAATCGAAGGACGCGATGGGTTAATGATCTTTTTCTGCCTCTCCATTCACCGTGCCATTTGGTTCGGGTTTTTGTTCCGCAGCCGAAGGTGGCCAAGTGGAGCGTCATACCGATTCCGATTGAGCTGATTGCGGTCATTGCCGGAACGCTGCTGTCCAGGTATCTGGAGTTACGCGAGCGGTACACTCTCAAAACGATCGAAAACATCCCCACCGGGCTGCCGGGTAAGTGGCGCATGGCCAAGGGGCCAACAGTTTTTGCTGCTAGCTGGTTTGATTAATGACAGGCCGATTTGTGACACTGTTATTCAGTTATCTCTTCGAGGCTCATTTGCTCGGCGAGTCAAAAACAGATGGCCCAATGGAAACGGAAGTTATTCATACAAGTTCTTAACAACTGCGTCATCAATACTTTCATTGGCCGTTCCGTCAGATGATGAAATGCTTATGTTGGACTATGTACGCTCCAAAATGGTGCCAAACACCCGACTCCCCGAGGACAGTTTGTTCCGCCAGGTGGTGAAAGCGCTTGTTGTTGATTCGGTCTTTGAATTGGCCCATTGTTCCTCGGCACCATCTGGGTGCGCTGGGTCAGAGATTCAGGTGTTTAAGGCATATCGTTGTTTACTTGACCCAATAATCAATCGCTTGTTTTGTTAGAAGAGAGTGACAGAGCGGAAGTACTAGAACTGGGAATGTTCTGGTGAAATATTAATTGTAAATTACTTTCATTTACATTTAACCTCAAATGCAGCTCCGTCTCTGCCGGACTTTAGCCTCATGACCTCGGTCATCGTCGACAGTattccggtggcgatggtcGGATACACCGTTTCCGTCTCGATGGCTCTGATCTTCGCCAAGCGAGAAAACTACGAGATCGGCTTCAACCAGGAACTGTTTGCGATGGGAGCGGGCAACGTGGTGGGTTCGTTCTTCTCCTGCTTCCCGTTTGCGGCGTCCCTGTCGCGGTCCTCCATCCAGTACACGGTCGGTGGACGAACCCAGATCGCGTCGGTCATCTCGTGCGGCCTGCTAGCGATCGTCCTGCTGTGGGTTGGCCCTTTCTTTGAGCCATTGCCTCGGTGCGTGCTGGCCGGGATTATTGTCGTGTCGCTCAAGGGCCTGCTTATGCAGGTGACGCAACTGAAGGGCTTTTGGCGCCAGAGCCCGATCGACGGGATGGTGTGGATCCTCACCTTTCTCTCCGTggtggcgttcgccatcgatATTGGACTGCTCGTGGGAATTGTGCTGAGTATTTGCTGCATCTTCTTCCGTGCCCTCAAGCCGTACACGTGTCTGCTGGGGAACGTTCCCAACACCGACATCTATCTTGATGTGAACCGCTACGAAGGGGTAAGTTCTGCCATTGCTTACGGCTTTGATTACCCCAACCTAAACCCTTCCCGCTTTTTGCAGCTCGTTGAGTACCACGGAATGAAGATATTCCACTACTGCGGTGCGTTGAACTTCGCTTCGAGGGCCGCCTTCAAGAATACGGTTTGCGAAATGCTCGGCATTAACCTGACGGAGGAGATTAAACGGCGGAAGGATCCGGATTGGAAGCCAAGCCTGGCGGAGCAGAGTATAAAGTTCCTGGTTCTCGATTTCACCTCGCTCAGTTCGATCGacccatcggccatcgggaCGTTTAAGGCGATGGTGCGTGAGTTTGAAGTGCTCCAGCTGCAGATCGTGTTGGCCGGATGTCAACCGCCGGTTTACGAGACAATGCTCAGATGCGGTCTCATCGGAGACATCGAAAAATCCTTCTGCCGATTGTTCACCACGGTGCACGATGCGGTTCATCATGTACGGAGCGAAATGGCAGCAAATGCTTCGCTGAGTGGTAGCGTGGTTTCGAATGCTACTGGCATTGCGTAGTGACCAGCGCGGGTCCGGTTTCATGTGCCATCATTAGGAATCCTGCTAGGAAGTGTACTTAAAAATGTTCGTCGCTGGCATCGATGGGCGTTTGTGGCTATTAGTTTTTGTGGTGTACAAATTATGCTTCTGCTATTCTGAAGCGAACAGAGGTCAGTCCACCGGGATTGAAGTATTGAACTCTACAAGACTTGTTATATTTGTTAAAGTATGTTTGAACGAAGTTAATgtaacgaaaataaaatcgagTTAGCA
Coding sequences within it:
- the LOC128277835 gene encoding solute carrier family 26 member 10-like, which translates into the protein MNKDPEEGGIENPVFYQERSEDRDVGTPNPPPQLTVTRPIFQQDQLNDAYRYRKPKRKLYHELVANVRQVDTRTCCNTVFPFLTWLPEYSWSRDLLRDLVCGCTVAVMHIPQGIGYALLANVPPVVGIYMAFFPVLVYFLFGTSRHISMGTFAVVSIMVGKTVLAYSGTSEGEDEAEHTALEVATALGFVVGVMQLIMCLLRLGVISFLLSETLVSGFTTGAAIHVVTSQIKDLLGLTLPSVGSMFEIVKTYIEIFKQITNVNWAAIVISAITIVVLVFNNEYLKPKVAKWSVIPIPIELIAVIAGTLLSRYLELRERYTLKTIENIPTGLPAPSLPDFSLMTSVIVDSIPVAMVGYTVSVSMALIFAKRENYEIGFNQELFAMGAGNVVGSFFSCFPFAASLSRSSIQYTVGGRTQIASVISCGLLAIVLLWVGPFFEPLPRCVLAGIIVVSLKGLLMQVTQLKGFWRQSPIDGMVWILTFLSVVAFAIDIGLLVGIVLSICCIFFRALKPYTCLLGNVPNTDIYLDVNRYEGLVEYHGMKIFHYCGALNFASRAAFKNTVCEMLGINLTEEIKRRKDPDWKPSLAEQSIKFLVLDFTSLSSIDPSAIGTFKAMVREFEVLQLQIVLAGCQPPVYETMLRCGLIGDIEKSFCRLFTTVHDAVHHVRSEMAANASLSGSVVSNATGIA